Part of the Triticum aestivum cultivar Chinese Spring chromosome 4D, IWGSC CS RefSeq v2.1, whole genome shotgun sequence genome is shown below.
GCATGCCATACTACTGAAAGAATTTCACTAGAAATTTGTAGCAAATTCAGATAATAATATGAGCACTCATGCAAGGATTTATTATACTTCTCTAAAAAGCAAGGTTTTATACCATTAAAAGTTGCAACGAACAAACCCTCTGATGCCAGCGGTAGCTAGCCGCCTCTCTAGCCATATATGTTATGTGATAAGATGCCTAAGTTGACAATAAAAATAGTTGGAAAATTATTTTATTAGTTCTTGGCTGCCACAATAATAAATTGGCATTGTAACGGCCCAAGTTTTTAATCTCATGTTACCATTGCAAGTTGCAACAAACAAACTCACCGACGACAGTGGTAGCTAGCCACACAGCTAGCCATCTATATGTTATATGATTTGATGCACAAGTTAGCAATAAAAAGGTTGGAGAATTTTTTATTAGTTCCCGACTGCCGGTAGTAATAAATTGGCATCATAGCAGCCGTACTGACGGCAGTGGTAGCTAGCCTCCTATCTAGTAAATTGGCATCATAGCACCTGCACTGATGGGACGCCGGGCGTAGCTAACCTCCTATCTAGTAAATTGGCATCATAGCAGCCGTGCTGACGGCAGTGGTAGCTATCCTCCTATCTAGCCATATATAAGTTGACAATAAAAAAGTTGGAAAATTGTTTTATTAGTTCTCGGCTGTCGTAATAATAAATTTGCATCATAATAGCCGGGTTTGGTATTCATATGTTACCATTGCCATTTTGCAATTTGCAACGAACAAACCCACTGACGCCGGCGTTAAACTAGCCACCCAGGTAGCCATATATATGTCATTTGGTAGCCATACATATGTTGTTTGATCAGATGCATAAGTTGACAATAGAACTTTTGGAAAATGTTTTATTAGTTTCTGGTTGTCTTAGTAACAAATTGGTATCACAATAGCCGCACTAACAGCGACCGTAGCTAGCCGCCTAGCTAGCCATATATATGTTTTTATATGTTTGATCATATGCATAAGTAGACAATAGAAGAAATTTAAAATTGTTTTATTAGTTGCCGGCCGGCGTACTAAAAAGTTGGCATCCTAACAACTGGGTTAGTTAGTCTCGTATATGTACAATGTATGTCATATGGACATTATAATAGGTTAACATGATTGCCGTTGGTGAGGATAATCACAATTAAATTTCTAGAGAACTCAGTCGCACCCTTCTACGTTAGATGAGGGTGTATCCATACCTAGTCCTAATCCAGATACGTACCATGGAACTTGACATTGAATTATATTTGGAGAAGGTTGCTAGGATGCATGCATGTTCCATGAAACATATGAGTATCTAGTTAGCTAGGCTGCTATGATTTGTttatttttgccaaaaaataaTGTATGTTCTCTACGCTAATCTACAAATGGACGTACTTGTGAGTCATTTCTCCGTCTATATATAAGACCACATATAGACCACAGAGAGTGTACGGTAACTGTACTTGTTcaagcaaagcaaagcaaagctTTGGCTTCAAAACTTATTACTCTTGCATCTTAGTCCACAGAGCACCACGGTCCACACCACAAGTCATATTCCATACCCACCATTTGATCATATGGCTCATGTTACCGTCACTACTAACAGCTCACACGAGGTTATTGCTGACCTACGCAAGCCTCGACCCTACACCCTAGCCCCTGGGGCGACTTCTTCCTCAACCACAACCCATGTACTCAATCTCAGGTAATTATCAAATTGTTTTCCTCTCTGAATAAAAAGAAGCCCCCTTAAGTTTTGTCTCTGCAACTACAAATACATCGTCGATGTTTTCCAAAGGTTTAAATAGCACTGCTATAGTGTATAGAGAGGCACCATGCTAAAGCCATGTGTGTTTTGCATTAATGAATCTTGTCGCTAATAGTAGGCTATAGCATGATTTAGCGCTAAAATTCAGCTTCGGTTTAGTACCACACCAAAGCTATACCACGCTTTAATTTGCTATGGCTAGATGCTTTGCTGCTATGCCTTTATTATGGCCGGATGCCAAGCTTTGGTTTGTTATATTTGGATATCAAGTAGATGCGATATGCATGTCAATTGTTAAGTACATATGTATATTTATTTAATATCCATGTGTGATTGTATGATTATTATTTTCATTCTTTCATGATTTAAGCAAAAATGTTAAATGGGTCTTACCTTCGCTATACCTTTCCATAGCTTCCGATCAGGCTGTCCTTAAATGGGATAGCCTGCTATTTAAAGCTTTGATGTTTTCAGAATATTTTGAAACACTCTTGAACCCTAGTTGTTGAAATTTTTTAACGTAATATAAGTTCCTCTATCTCGTAGTATTTGGCTATGAAGGACATGGCAAGTATCAAGAACGAGCGAGTGAGAAAGTTCATCTTGGATGCCGGATGTTCTTCTGATTTAGCTATGAAGATTGATCTTGTGGACACATTGGAGCGTACCGGTGTGGCTTATCACTATGGCCAGGAGATAGAAGAGTTACTTCATGGCATGCATAGTGAAGAAAATGTGTTTGGTGACAACCTATGTGTAACAGCGATGCGGTTCTACTTGTTAAGGAAGCATGGGTACAACATCTCTCCTGGTATTATTCATTACGACGACAACAATTAATTCATACACAAATATGTACTAATATTTGATAAATAGTGTATAAGCCAAGGTATATGAAATATTTAATTGATTGTGCAGATGTATTTTTGAAGTTCAAAGATGACCAAGGAAACTTTCCAAGCAATGATGTGAACTCGTTGTTGGCATTGTACAATGCGGCGTATCTTAGGATTCGTGGAGAAGAAATGCTTGATGATGTTGTGACTTTCACCAAGAATCGACTACAATCTATGGTGGAGCATCTTGAACCATGGTTGGCAGAAGAGGTCTTGTGTACATTGGAAACACCGCATTTTAGGAGAGTCGAGAGAGTCGAAACAAGACGTTACATTGCAGTTTATGAGAAGAAGGCCACACGAGATGAGGACATACTGGAATTTGCTAAGTTTGACTTCAACATTTTGCAAACTCTATATTGCGAGGAGTTGAAAGCTCTTACGATGTAAGAATACTAACTAAAATATAAGTAGAAAATTGAACAAAATGGTTACTATTTAAATAGTATAACAAGTGCTAATATGTATTTAATTATTAACTTGCAGTTGGTGGAAAGACTTGAAATCACAGGAAAATCCACAATTTGCACGAGATAGAATCGTGGAGGTTCATTTTTGGATACTTGGAGTTCTCTACGAGCCGCAATATTCTTATTCACGTATAATGCTAACAAAACTAGTCTTATTTATGTCATTGCTTGGTGACCTCTATGATAATTATAGCACCACAGAAGAAAGTAACATCTTCACTGCGGCCATGCACAGGTAAGTAACCTATTATATTTCTTTTCATATAGTCTTTCCTTATATTTCACAAAGGGTAAAGAATCTACAtgaaattccttgaaaagtgtagTTAGAGAAAAGACTCCTACTTGCAATCATTTCACCAACCTTATATAGCTAGCATCATGTAGATCATATATAGTTCTCTTTCAGTTGATTACTAGCATTTCTGCCAAAATAATGTGTAATAATAATAACTATGGAAAAATCATATATTCTGGAAAGATGAATCCTTTATCAGTATACTTCGGCCAAATTTGTTTATATACTATTTGAATTCCCATGACAAGATAGGCATCAACCGTACAATGAACACATGTAAGTTGGTATGCATTCTTCTACATATCACATTAGGTTTCTGCTTGACACAAGTCTAATGCATGACACCTATAAATACTTCTTATATGCCGCACATGATAAGCTACAGATGTATTTGTAAATCACATCATTTTGTAAACAACTTGTGGTATAGTCAAGTTTATTGTCGTGAGTCCATGTTTAGTTTTGTCAAGGGTTTTCCATGTAGCGTGCTAGTTTTGAACAATTACTtcttatttttttcaattttaaaaaatacTATTTAAAAATAAAACTCTTTTGCATTGCTTTGATAAAATGTAATGCATCAAAGTAACACCATATCATAAAGTGGTTGTGTAAGATAAGAAGGTGCATAAGTAATCCATCTAATAATCATCTTAATGTTTTGGTCTAAAACTTAATTAAACTAGAGATGATGCATCGCCCTTTGGTGTAGAAATTGTTTGCTTTTTTCTTTTGGTTGTATTAGAAAATAACATGACATTCATTGAAACTATAATATATGCATGCTTTATTATATTTGAATGTTACATGGTTTTCATATGTTTATTAAATATTAGTAGAATGAATGGTGCCTGTTAATTTAGGTATTCCATGTGTGATGGCATGGTAAGTTGGTATAGTTGTCTATTGAGTGGAATAGAGGAATAGAGTTAGTGGGGACCAACTATTTATG
Proteins encoded:
- the LOC123100268 gene encoding (E)-beta-caryophyllene synthase-like: MKDMASIKNERVRKFILDAGCSSDLAMKIDLVDTLERTGVAYHYGQEIEELLHGMHSEENVFGDNLCVTAMRFYLLRKHGYNISPDVFLKFKDDQGNFPSNDVNSLLALYNAAYLRIRGEEMLDDVVTFTKNRLQSMVEHLEPWLAEEVLCTLETPHFRRVERVETRRYIAVYEKKATRDEDILEFAKFDFNILQTLYCEELKALTIWWKDLKSQENPQFARDRIVEVHFWILGVLYEPQYSYSRIMLTKLVLFMSLLGDLYDNYSTTEESNIFTAAMHRWDAHVVEQLPAYLKALYINILKTTNDIEEVLKCQENKNAEFVKKLMIDVVKCYHAEVNWRDEHYVATTVEVHLQLSMASSACMHIISLVFISLGDVTTKDNLEWAFFYPKFIRGVCIVGRIGNDMVSHEREQGSDHMVSTVQTCTIEHGITVVEANEKLKVIIEEACMDIVHERLLKKHSMVLLEKATNLARTMDCMYKREDAYTLSFSLKKTLTSLYVNFI